Proteins from a genomic interval of Cryptococcus neoformans var. grubii H99 chromosome 8, complete sequence:
- a CDS encoding alpha-amylase produces MLCCFCHRSLSVFNCLFVLRSPTRASLGKIEIPLLLFHQFLLFRIQLGRHTSLELIKMAHHANEDHHGKPGNFTMMQYFEWHAEGGGVHWKKYESESERLANMGITACWIPPPTKGSSPEGTGYDIYDIWDLGEFDQKGSVGTKWGTKEDLLKAIKAASEKGIITYIDAVLNHKAGADDKEEFMATMVDENNRNKEVGEMHNIEGWTKFTFPGRGDKYSDMKWNFNHFTGVDYDAKTETTAIFKIQGDGKHWATDVDKENGSFDYLMFADIDHSHPEVEAELNKWGKWVLRETGAYGFRFDAVKHISQSFIAQFVKQVREGENSKAKAFCVGEFWHDSVEALEAYLDGLGTQFSCFDSCLQDNFHQAGEARENYDLRKIFDDSLVQRRPLDAVTLVDNHDTQIGQSLERWVSSAFKPLAYALILLRVDGYPCVFYGDLYGCGGENPQEPMNQLEDIVRCRKHFAYGELRDYWDHPNCLAWVRVGDEEHDGCVVVICNGKEDGSKRCEVGVEHKGEKWTDALGWHQGEVTIGDDGWAEFYSPPESIAIWTKVDARGRDEFQK; encoded by the exons atgcTATGCTGTTTCTGTCATCGTTCCTTGTCCGTTTTTAACTGCCTTTTCGTTCTACGCTCCCCGACACGTGCATCCCTGGGCAAGATTGaaattcctcttcttctctttcaccaattcctcctctttcgaATCCAACTAGGCCGACACACATCCCTAGAGTTAATCAAGATGGCTCACCACGCGAACGAAGATCACCATGGCAAGCCTG GAAACTTTACAATGATGCAGTACTTCGAATGGCACGCTGAGGGTGGTGGTGTACACTGGAAAAAGTATGAAAGCGAATCCGAAAGACTGGCCAACATGGGCATCACTGCCTGTTGGATTCCTC CTCCTACTAAAGGCTCTAGCCCTGAAGGTACAGGATATGATAT CTATGATATCTGGGACTTGGGAGAGTTCGACCAGAAGGGATCTGTCGGTACCAAATGGGGTACTAAAGAAGATCTTTTGAAAGCAATTAAGGCTGCTTCTGAGAAAGGCATTATCACTTACATTGATGCTGTCTTGAATCACAA GGCAGGTGCCGATGATAAAGAAGAATTTATGGCCACCATGGTGGACGAGAATAACCGTAACAAGGAAGTAGGAGAAATGCACAACATTGAGGGCTGGACCAA GTTCACTTTCCCCGGCAGAGGCGACAAATACTCCGACATGAAATGGAATTTTAACCATTTCACAGGGGTAGACTATGACGCAAAGACTGAGACGACCGCTATCTTCAAG ATTCAAGGAGACGGAAAGCATTGGGCCACCGACGTTGATAAAGAGAACGGATCTTTCGATTATCTCATGTTT GCCGATA TCGACCATTCTCACCCTGAAGTTGAGGCCGAACTCAA CAAATGGGGTAAATGGGTCCTCCGAGAGACAGGTGCCTACGGTTTCCGGTTCGACGCCGTCAAACACATCTCT CAATCGTTCATTGCCCAGTTTGTCAAGCAAGTTAGAGAAGGCGAGAActcaaaggcaaaggcttTCTGCGTCGGAGAGTTCTGGCATG ACTCGGTCGAAGCTCTTGAAGCGTATCTTGATGGACTTGGGACCCAGTTTTCTTGCTTTGACTCATGTTTGCAAG ACAATTTCCAT CAAGCTGGAGAGGCGAGGGAGAATTACGACCTGCGAAAGATTTTTGACGATTCTCTGGTTCAACGTCGACCCCTCGATGCCGT GACTCTCGTTGACAAC CACGACACTCAGATCGGTCAGTCTCTTGAGAGATGGGTATCCTCAGCCTTCAAGCCTTTGGCCTACGCTTTAATCCTTCTACGTGTTGACGGTTACCC GTGTGTGTTCTACGGTGATCTTTACGGATGTGGCGGTGAGAACCCCCAGGAGCCCATGAACCAGCTGGAAGACATCGTTCGTTGCCGAAAGCATTTCGCTTACGGCGAGCTTCGCGATTATTGGGACCATC CCAACTGTCTCGCTTGGGTCCGTGTTGGTGACGAAGAGCATGACGGTTGTGTTGTCGTGATTTGCAACGGGAAAGAGGACGGTTCGAAGCGATGCGAAGTCGGTGTTGAGCAcaaaggagagaaatggACTGATGCACTCGGCTGGCATCAGGGAGAAGTTACCATTGGAGACG ATGGCTGGGCCGAGTTTTACTCTCCTCCCGAGAGTATTGCCATCTGGACCAAGGTGGATGCCCGTGGAAGGGATGAGTTCCAGAAGTGA
- a CDS encoding rhomboid-like protein, translating to MFPRQTLISGLSAFTASASRPCLSQQMGLSSLRSQRNFSKFTPKPARHYLGRITPKRIAVPRSALEGTAVVDTSIPRRSIWRPIVFCVAFGGGGYALLALYTNYETQKWSEKLGGGSWWRRNVDQPSDREMVRAKQLEGAKKAQKLLNELPGTLSFLPNLILIPVLRTYVMASEFYLNTPTAQLAPLGLIGMMGGIFVAWKIRRIEPFMRKWFLHRPVIFTASAKREWANCVTLFTSTVSHQSFAHFGFNSFALFSFGAAALTFLSSPPSIPSLPTATHAPHFFAFLLTAGLFSSLSSHLWTNIFRLPRLIKAITHPARISTPQALVRQAAILPSLGASGAIYAALTLTACSFPDSSVGIIFIPFISIPIGWGVGGMVAMDLLGLIRGWRLFDHVAHLSGALFGFVYFGCGREMWAWTRRLLGAQERKAGFV from the exons ATGTTCCCTCGACAGACGTTAATAAGCGGGTTATCCGCCTTCACCGCTTCGGCCAGTCGACCTTGTCTTTCGCAACAGATGGGACTGTCTTCTCTTCGATCTCAGCGTAATTTTTCGAAATTCACACCGAAACCAGCAAGACACTACCTCGGTAGAATAACTCCCAAGCGAATTGCAGTACCAAGATCTGCCCTGGAAGGCACGGCGGTTGTCGATACCAGTATACCCCGGCGGTCAATTTGGAGACCTATAGTA TTTTGTGTGGCAtttggtggaggaggatatgCACTACTGGCACTTTATACCAACTATGAAACTCAGAAATGGTCCGAGAAGCTTGGAGGAGGTAGCTGGTGGCGCAGGAATGTGGATCAGCCGTCAGATAGGGAAATGGTTAGGGCTAAGCAACTGGAGGGCGCAAAG AAAGCTCAAAAGCTTCTCAATGAACTTCCCGGCACTTTGTCATTCCTCCCCAACTTGATCCTCATTCCCGTCCTTCGAACCTATGTCATGGCCTCAGAATTCTATCTCAACACCCCCACTGCACAACTTGCGCCCCTTGGGCTGATTGGGATGATGGGTGGTATCTTTGTGGCTTGGAAAATTAGGAGAATCGAGCCCTTCATGCGAAAGTGGTTCTTGCATCGACCGGTGATCTTTACCGCCTCTGCGAAGCGTGAATGGGCCAACTGTGTCACCTTGTTCACTAGCACC GTCTCTCATCAATCATTTGCGCACTTTGGTTTCAACTCTTTCGCTCTTTTCTCATTCGGTGCTGCGGCTTTgactttcctttcttctccaccttctaTTCCCTCACTCCCTACTGCTACTCACGCTCCCCACTTTTTCGCTTTCCTACTTACGGCTggtcttttctcttccctttcatctCATCTCTGGACCAACATCTTTCGCCTTCCACGGCTTATCAAAGCCATCACCCATCCCGCCAGAATATCGACGCCTCAGGCTTTGGTTAGGCAGGCCGCGATTCTTCCCAGCCTGGGGGCTAGTGGTGCCATCTACGCTGCACTGACATTAACCGCATGCTCGTTCCCTGATTCAAGCGTGGGCATCATTTTCATCCCTTTCATCTCAATCCCAATTGGCTGGGGTGTTGGAGGAATGGTAGCGATGGATCTTCTTGGTCTTATCCGGGGATGGAG ACTCTTTGACCATGTGGCCCACTTGTCCGGAGCGCTCTTCGGTTTTGTCTACTTTGGATGCGGGCGAGAAATGTGGGCATGGACTAGGCGACTTCTAGGTGcccaagaaagaaaggcAGGATTCGTATAA